AGCTGCCCGCAGATGGTCCTGCCAATAGAAATGACCTAATTTGCATGACCTAATCAAACCGATCAATCGGTCAACCTCTATTAGCATTCAGGTGTGTCTTGTTATCCATCTCCACTTGCTTTAGTATAGTCTGTGAATATAGTGCAGTCTGTCCCGTGCTCTCTCGTCTGGTATTGAGTCCTCTGTCCGTGATTTACCcttctgtgcatttattaaagaaTATTTGACTTGTTCTTCATCTTCATGCATGTTTTATAGACCGCATTACGTGacaagaatgaaataaaaataataatactacataaaaaaacctgaatataataaaaaagaaatgcaatcCCTGATTGTTCTGCCTATTTCTGTGATGAAGAACAGTGTGTCTCACCCTGCATGCTGAGCTGAATGGCCCTGCGCAGGTCAGCCTCCTCGTCCTCCACCTCCATGCCCTGTCTGCTGAGCGCCAGAGCCTTCCTcagctcctcctcatcctcatccagCAGCACTTCATCTGCGGTGTGTCCGGCGTCTGACGTCTGCTGCACTGACACCCTGAACAAACCCATCAGTGACAGCAGGACCTCATCATGCAGATCTGTGTCATACACTCAGTGCTCAGGTGTTCAACCCTCCTGTTGTGCTGAAATCATGGATTTACAGTGACTTTCCATACAGTTATGCTTTTACTGCAGCTGGTCAGAGACTTCaatattaaatatgaacattATGAACtgctattttgttaaaattaGCTGCACAGGcacaaattaaaaactatttaatgacTAATGATGTGTAAATGACTACAAATGAGAAGTATAAATCATATGTAACATTACTGAGAATTGGTGTAGTCCTTACTGCTGTTTAGTTTTTATCAATAGCCTCTTCATCAGGGGTCGCCAAGTACATTTGGCATCAGCCCAAAAAAATCACCACTAGATGGTGAGCCAGGAGCATAGTCAAGGgataatttaagaaattaataattgatGAAAAATGCAACTAGAATTGCCTGTGACAGACTGATCATCCTTCACACCGCGTCTAAAGTATCTAAGCTTGTTTTATATATCACAGTTCTGTTCACAAcgtatattaaaacatttaattacatttcagcagagtttcaaagtggcttattGAAACAATGGTGTTTAAACGTTATTCCTACAACATGACAAGCTGCAAATTTTGTTTTGTGATGAAGATAACAGTACATTTCCATCAGTTATTTTTACAGATTTCCGCTCATTtgaaatcagatacagatgaagtagcactgtaagattagaTTTGTTTGAATGCGTTATTGAGAGAGTGATTGCTTGTGAATAAGTGTTGTTGTAGTAGGCCTACTTGTTTAAACAAGCTTTCAGCTGAAAATATTCAGAatagaataaacaaacaaatcctTTGAGTACTATAACTTCCTTATCACTTCACGACTGCTGCTCTACTTTATCTTACGTCTGCTTCTCCAGCCCTTGTGAAGGTAAAATGGGTTTATCACACTTATTTACTAGGCGcgctgctttctccttctttccaaagcgctcggacagaagcgcccctgaggcgtctgctgttgctaagcaacaatgacgcgctctctccatgaagacgcggaaatttcagcaaaggataaatggattttcagcacaaaaaaatcactttcagtagctctggtactaaatgtatttcaaaatggcaatccatatacaactatgatcagctgttccttcatcttggctgagctttcaacgttgttacgggaaaggatgaagctgattggttagttcttgtcacatgacccgcggtgcgcttgagGCATTCTGAagagttgagatgtttttatcttgacgcgcctggaaaaacgggcgcatcgcacagTGCGTGCATcccgaccgcgtcgcttccattatgagagagcataccgcgcgcctacattggaaataacgaacttgagcaaaagaagcgatatgtgaacggcccctaagaactgcggtcttctacagtacttcaaatatgccgtggacaatcacagaaagtgaccgaattcaagaacatggttgcggcatctctcaagcaacgaataaacaccgctaacttggagaatgcagtgaaaactcctcttctcgcgtctgccctagacactcggcacaaacatctcaggtttctcgatgaaaacacgagataagtaagaaaaaaaaaaaactattttgaacattatcagaacattttccttgatggtGCGTCATCAACGATTAAGAGGATGTAATTCCCACTCGTgggaaaaggctgagccagttcttcagcgatgattacagagagtccagccgagacgagtgggaacagttcttgctggagacATGTAttcaccagatgaggatcccattcagtggtgaaaccaaaacacgaagcgcttcacaaaacgtATTCGCgtagcacaccgttatttgtgagtcccgacaacatctgtgccgtcagagcgcgttttctccgTGCTCtaccttattgttaacagactatgGAACCGAgtttcccccgatcatgtttacatgcctgtgtttcttaacaagaacatttGTAGGAAACGAtaggaaaaaaaagcaaaaaagatttgctgacagtttaaagttaagtgtaggctacgttctacaatagcctaattgctgcaggctgctttacgtttttctttgttcactttttctttttctttgcttttaatctgtacttctgtttgtttgcacgcattgttaaaggttttcagctacaaaacacgatgtgtaatcttcaagcttattgtgtgtaagcttgttcaaaatgacggaaacaataaatgttgctgaaaactAACGTCTGTGtcataaacttaatttaaataaacgaatattcattttttttttttttgctcaaatattctaatgtgatatttgcggaaaacgcccatccctatTGATGCTAATTACTTGTGTTCCTCTCTTGTAAAGGCACTGAGTGTGGGTCAAACAGCACAACAGGAGGGTGAAGACTGTCTTGTTCTGTATGTCATGTGATGACGGCCAGTGCACCTCTGGGCCTCGTCCTCTCCAATCAGCTTCGGCCGCTGCTGCTGCTCCACTCGCATGATCCGCAAAATCTGATCGGCTTCACACTCCGGCAGGCTTCCCCGGATCACAAATATGCAATAACCTGCAGAGACATTCAGCTGAGCAAGATTTCCAGCATTATCACTGTGACATACATGACGACGCAGAGGTCACGCAACACATGATCATGTATGAGTTTTACCTTCCTGCTGTAGCTGCGCTAAGAAAAGAGCCAAGTATGTGTCTGATATGAGCTCCGGACCGGTCAGCAGCGAGTTCAGATTAAACCActagatgaagagagagaggctGTAAACTCAACATCATCTCACACAGACTCAGACTAATGCTGCGGGTTAAACACGTACCTGCTGTCCCAGCTTACGCACAGTAAACCAGTGctccttatagttacatataaaGGCCTTCTCGTGTCTGAGAGCAAACATGAAGAGGATGAACGGTCACACAGCGGACAACAGGACTCAAGATAAAGCTTTCAGAAATACTCACATGGGATTGATCTGTAACTGCTGGTACTCTCTACTGTTGAAGAGAATGATTTCCAAACCCCAAACCCCCAGAGCATTACTGATCACCTGCAAAACACAGTACATCCACTCAAGACACACCATCAAGACACAACACATCCACTCAACACTAGGGCTGTATGAAATGGACAAAACCCCTCATTGTAGCTGTgactcaggtgttgaaatatacactaagtagacattcaaaaggccctttttaccgcCACACGTACTGCCGCGGCGGCGGTATAAAGTGCATGTGCAGCCTTTGACTGCTGAGTGGCGATTTAatcacaagttatcaaacaagcgcatcaaagcacattttggctaatagacgtcagttttgcctctaagtaaagcttggcgagtcgagcaacgagcattgctgcaggttgatttttggcggatgtgCTGTGCTTGTGCTGCTGCGGTCGTCTTCATTTCGTCGGGttaaacatctctctcactcacagcAGAGTCTATGAGCAGCAACCACTTCCCCTCCGCgcgcactgataccagaaacacgctccgccttcaccCAGTGAATAAAggatttcagtatgtttgaaatgttatgttcataatgtagcatttaaaataataaaaaaaatacaaataaaaaaataacaggagagtttcaaagtggcttaagctatttTGTGTAAgcttttttccctatatcacatgccaaactaataacgtTGTAAGCATcacatctttaattgctgctttctgctgtgaacattttgtttgtgatgaaaataacatctttgtcagttattttatctaaacagatcgattaacttcaaGATTCAGTTAATGCCGCAGCACCgcaaagagagcgctggaaacgcataagacagcaatatttcttatttattgacatgaagtttcgtgcagaataacaaacagcaacaggggTGCAACATtctctgaaaaatatatatacagaatctcctgtaactatgaggtgaattcgcgtctaccgtgccgcgagacctccagacacgcgtaaatgcatctttacattgaattaaagggggggtgaaatgctatttcatgcatactgagttttttacactgttaaagagttggattcccatgctaaacatggacaaagtttcaaaaatgaagttgtacgtttgaaggagtatttctgttcccaaaatactccttccggtttgtcacaagtttgggaaagtttttttcgagtatggctctgtgtgacgttagatggagcggaatttccttatatgggtcctgaggcacttctgccggaagagagcgcgctcccgtatagcagagcactgagagcacaacagacttcactgatcagagcgagagcgtcgccaaatgtcacaaaagaagtgtgtttttggttgccagggcaagacaaccctgcacagattaccaaagaaaacacagcattaagggaccagtggacggagtttatttttacagagcatcatgcgatgttgtcatcaaactgcacttttcacatgtacagcttaaaaaagacgacaaagtggaacttagtcattttccaaaactgctaagcaaatatatacagtttcagtacataccacatagagacgtcgttgctgctgctgctctcgttcagtttcagcctctggatctgattctggatcattaatatacgctgaatctgactgttagccatggtttgttttggatgatgtttttatcctcacggtaatgtcccagtttccacatgctctcaacacaaaagcttactggcgctcgtgattctttagctccgcccacacgtcacgcctccagacgctcgtgtttttctgggaaagtctgtaccgatttatctttctcttatgaatataataaaactaaagactttttggagttatgaaggatgcagtactactctataggtactcaagattaacaggatattgagtgaaaaccagcatttcaccccccctttaacattgaaatcattcgcgccagactgatgtgaacacagcatacgtcactgggtcttataggcgtgtagaattgctggtattttctgtctagctttctaaccctttctgttcacatcttttgcGTCTTTTACAGCATACGGTGTGAACGCTCTGGCTCCTCACAGAtggagtgtgtgaacctggagttatgTAGCATATGCCCGGTCTGCTCTGTTCTCGTACTGCATTTAGGCGCACTTCATTCTGATGGTTTCAGAcagcatactgcgggaggtcgggccatggaaaatcatgctataaaacGATTCAGAAATCGTGCACGCACAAATCATGATTTTATGACTATTTCtattaatcacacagccctactCAAGACACAACGAAAACACAGCGCATGTGTTTATTCCATCACAACACTGCCAGATCTGTGCAGAAGATAGTCAACATGAAACTGATGCAACTCATGTGACGACAGACTCAGACCATCAGATTGGGAAATTAGGAAAAGCAAGCTATCTCAGAGGTGGAGCGAGTCTGTACAGTATGATGAAAGACAAACATGTTctcattcttcagaatatcaaGCACAAATAGACCAGAAACATCAATTAAGAAAGTGTACGTTTGCATTGCTCTCACCATGGCCACCTTCTCCAATTACCCACACTAGCCGTCTCGACAGTCCCAGGTCTTAAAAACACCAGAGCACAAtgcccttaacacacactaaatctgctccggagcgctatttGAGGCTCTTGCAtcatgtttttgattaaatgatgGGATTTTTGCAGATCATGCAAAATGTTCTAATGTAagataaatattaacataatagTTAGACAGGGCATATTATTACTTAAAATTTGGTAGAAAAACTAAGTGTTGCACGTTTAATTGGTGCAAAGTTAGTAGTGGTGATATTTCATTTGTACAACATTTGCAACTGCATTTTAGCACTTAATTAGAGGCACCACTAATTAAATTGTGTCACATTATAGAGACTACTGAACAAACATTTAGCCAAGATTTGGTTTTAAAtggcaaagtatttaaaactaaaataaattgcatttttacaacACTATATAGATGTGTCCCATCAGTAATGAAAAGTATGGCACATAGTTGTGTTCTTTAACCTCACTTGGACACtaaggccaaatacaggaaataaatCATAGAAGTAGTCAAGTGCTCAAGTGCatcaagtgtgggtatttggacaaggggACGATCCTCCATTAAACTGCTTCACTGTGCCTCACCTGAATGGAGAAGAAGCCACTGTCATCCATGTTTCCCGACGGTTGCTGTAGATGGCAGAACACAAGAGTATTAGGACAGTGATCGTGTGTAACGGTGAATTGATTGGTGTGTGGAGCACCTGCAGGAAGGTCCTGTACTCCTCGGTCTGCACGCCTCCTTCAGCCATGCGCACACGCTCCTCCTCGTCCAGCTGCTGCGCGATGGAGGACAGCTCCACTGGACTGAAGTACTCTCCCTGCAGGAGGTTATTCAAGCAGTGCTGCGCACACAGAGAGCCCTCTTGCTGAACACACAGAGACAatggcactttaaaaaaatatgtttttattcagtCATTGAATAAACTAATGCacataataaacaaacataaaaaaaacaaaacaacattaaatgtaTCACCATTCTCAGGCCTGTGAACATACAATACACTGACAATCCAAAACAACTTTTACAATACATTGAT
This region of Carassius auratus strain Wakin chromosome 17, ASM336829v1, whole genome shotgun sequence genomic DNA includes:
- the LOC113116925 gene encoding ataxin-3-like, which gives rise to MESIFHEKQEGSLCAQHCLNNLLQGEYFSPVELSSIAQQLDEEERVRMAEGGVQTEEYRTFLQQPSGNMDDSGFFSIQVISNALGVWGLEIILFNSREYQQLQINPIHEKAFICNYKEHWFTVRKLGQQWFNLNSLLTGPELISDTYLALFLAQLQQEGYCIFVIRGSLPECEADQILRIMRVEQQQRPKLIGEDEAQRVSVQQTSDAGHTADEVLLDEDEEELRKALALSRQGMEVEDEEADLRRAIQLSMQGGSDPRSPGAAVTAGSSHDSGSSEEAMTAEELRRRRQAYFDRQQAQSSAHDRSSADGAKESGTKPDQ